From the Malus domestica chromosome 17, GDT2T_hap1 genome, one window contains:
- the LOC103440679 gene encoding probable 2-oxoglutarate-dependent dioxygenase AOP1 translates to MGSEVEQKLPVLDFSKEALKPGTNSWLLACKDVQRALEEFGCFVVLYDKISDEFRNAFVGSLEELFDLPTETKMTNKYEKPLNGYVGQIPKLPLHESLGIDCATNFEETKKFTKLMWPAGNDKFCERAYAFAKVAEELDQMVARMIFESYGVEKYYDSYVGSISYLLRILQNRSPKENEHNLGFVAHTDKSFTTVLYQNNQVNALEVETRNHEWIKVEFPPSSFIVMAGDALMAWSNDRILSPNHRVIMSGNETRYSLAQFAFSDGEIHVPEELGDEERPLRYKSFDHPGLLRFFRSQDRYISNSAIKAYCGV, encoded by the exons ATGGGTTCTGAAGTTGAGCAAAAGCTTCCTGTCCTAGATTTCTCCAAGGAAGCTCTGAAGCCAGGGACCAACTCATGGCTCTTGGCATGCAAAGATGTTCAACGAGCACTTGAAGAGTTTGGATGTTTTGTAGTGTTGTATGACAAAATCTCTGATGAATTTCGCAATGCTTTTGTTGGTTCCCTTGAAGAACTATTTGATCTCCCTACCGAgaccaaaatgacaaacaaaTATGAAAAGCCCTTAAATGGCTATGTGGGACAAATTCCCAAACTCCCTCTCCATGAAAGCTTGGGCATCGACTGTGCAACCAATTTTGAGGAGACTAAAAAATTCACAAAGCTCATGTGGCCTGCTGGAAATGATAAATTCTG TGAAAGGGCATATGCGTTTGCAAAAGTGGCGGAGGAGTTGGATCAAATGGTGGCTAGAATGATATTTGAGAGCTATGGTGTGGAGAAGTATTATGACTCGTATGTTGGATCGATCTCTTACCTTCTTCGGATCTTGCAAAATAGATCACCCAAAGAAAATGAGCACAATCTTGGCTTCGTTGCTCATACTGACAAGAGCTTCACAACCGTACTTTATCAGAATAATCAAGTCAATGCTCTGGAGGTTGAAACAAGGAACCACGAATGGATTAAAGTTGAGTTTCCACCTTCATCCTTCATAGTCATGGCGGGTGATGCCCTAATG GCATGGAGCAATGACAGGATATTATCTCCTAATCATCGAGTTATTATGAGTGGGAATGAAACAAGATACTCGTTGGCGCAGTTTGCATTTAGCGATGGCGAGATACATGTACCCGAAGAGCTTGGCGATGAAGAACGCCCATTACGCTACAAGTCATTTGATCATCCTGGACTACTACGTTTCTTTCGCTCTCAAGATCGTTATATTTCAAACAGTGCTATAAAAGCCTACTGTGGTGTTTGA
- the LOC103440680 gene encoding probable 2-oxoglutarate-dependent dioxygenase AOP1 yields MGSETQPKLPVIDLSDENLKPGTDAWLLACKEIKDALEEYGCFEAIYHKIPLELHNSIFSAMEDLFGLPLETKKQKTSDRPYHSYFGQYSFLPLYESLGVDNPTTVEGAQGFTSIMWPQGNAHFCETAHSFSKLVAELSQMVTRMVFDMYGVQRLFDSHMESTTYLLRCFKYRTQEENETNVGLHPHTDKTFISILNQNQVNGLQIGTKDGQWIDVNPSPSSFLILAGDAFMAWSNDRVPSCDHQVTMKENKTRYSLGLFAFKSGIIQVPEELIDEKHPLLYKPFDHFSFLDFDRTPEARKLKCSIKAYCGV; encoded by the exons ATGGGGTCAGAAACTCAGCCTAAGCTTCCTGTTATAGATTTATCTGATGAAAACTTAAAGCCCGGTACAGATGCATGGCTCTTGGCATGCAAAGAAATCAAGGATGCACTAGAAGAGTATGGCTGCTTCGAAGCTATTTACCATAAAATTCCTCTGGAACTTCACAACTCCATTTTTTCTGCGATGGAAGATCTATTTGGTCTTCCATTAGAAACTAAAAAGCAAAAAACCAGTGATAGGCCTTACCATAGCTATTTTGGACAATATTCATTCCTTCCTCTCTACGAATCCCTGGGGGTCGATAATCCAACAACTGTTGAAGGAGCTCAAGGTTTCACAAGCATCATGTGGCCTCAAGGAAATGCCCATTTTTG TGAAACTGCTCATTCCTTCTCAAAGCTCGTAGCAGAATTGAGTCAAATGGTGACAAGAATGGTTTTTGATATGTACGGTGTGCAGAGGCTTTTTGACTCTCACATGGAATCAACTACATACCTGCTTAGATGCTTTAAGTACAGAACACAAGAAGAGAATGAAACCAATGTGGGACTGCATCCTCACACAGACAAGACCTTCATATCCATACTGAATCAAAATCAGGTGAATGGCTTGCAGATTGGAACAAAGGATGGTCAGTGGATTGATGTGAACCCTTCACCCTCATCTTTTCTAATTTTGGCAGGCGATGCATTCATG GCATGGAGCAATGACAGAGTACCCTCTTGTGATCATCAAGTCACCATGAAAGAGAACAAAACCAGATACTCCCTAGGACTGTTCGCATTCAAAAGCGGGATTATACAAGTACCTGAAGAGCTAATTGATGAGAAGCATCCCTTGTTGTATAAACCATTTGATCATTTCAGTTTCCTTGACTTCGATCGAACACCAGAGGCAAGGAAATTGAAGTGTTCTATCAAAGCCTACTGTGGTGTGTGA